One window from the genome of [Mycobacterium] stephanolepidis encodes:
- a CDS encoding co-chaperone YbbN, with product MTRPRPAMAAAMSGAVDLSALKQRAQEPTAPREPSAGDAWTVEVTEANLEAEVLAQSNRVPVIVLLGSPRSEASAALAATLGDLVAEDRGTWALARVNVDTSPQIAQVFGVQAVPTVVAVAAGRPITSFAGPQPADQLRRWLDSILDAVAGKLPDAAAPDGEDVGESEYPEESTDPALAAARDALDSGDFEAARAAYQGLLDDGATGVVAAEATASVRQIEFLIRATAHPQDAVSVADATPGDIDAGLAAADVEVLSQQPDSAFDRLVALVRVTSDDERARVRARLLELFELFDPADPAVVAGRRKLANALF from the coding sequence CCATGTCCGGAGCTGTCGACCTCTCTGCTCTCAAGCAGCGCGCGCAGGAGCCCACGGCTCCTCGCGAGCCCTCGGCCGGAGATGCATGGACCGTCGAGGTAACCGAGGCGAATCTCGAAGCCGAAGTACTGGCGCAGTCCAATCGTGTCCCGGTCATCGTGCTGCTGGGGTCGCCGCGCAGCGAGGCCTCGGCGGCACTGGCCGCCACCCTGGGTGACCTGGTCGCGGAAGACCGCGGCACGTGGGCCCTGGCGCGGGTCAACGTCGACACCAGTCCGCAGATCGCACAGGTCTTCGGTGTGCAGGCGGTGCCTACCGTGGTGGCGGTGGCCGCCGGGAGGCCCATCACCAGCTTCGCGGGACCTCAGCCCGCCGATCAGCTGCGGCGGTGGCTTGACTCCATTCTCGACGCGGTCGCCGGCAAGCTGCCCGATGCCGCTGCCCCGGACGGAGAAGACGTCGGGGAGTCCGAATACCCCGAAGAAAGTACAGATCCGGCGCTCGCTGCGGCGCGTGATGCCCTCGACTCCGGAGATTTCGAGGCGGCCCGTGCCGCCTATCAAGGTCTGCTGGACGACGGCGCCACCGGTGTGGTGGCGGCCGAGGCGACCGCGTCGGTGCGTCAGATCGAATTCCTGATCCGGGCGACGGCACACCCTCAGGATGCGGTCAGTGTCGCCGATGCCACACCCGGCGACATCGATGCCGGGTTGGCTGCCGCTGACGTGGAAGTGCTTTCACAGCAGCCGGATTCGGCCTTCGACCGGCTCGTCGCACTTGTTCGCGTGACCAGCGACGACGAGCGTGCCAGGGTGCGTGCTCGACTGCTGGAGCTGTTCGAGCTGTTCGATCCGGCCGATCCCGCGGTAGTCGCCGGGCGGCGCAAGCTCGCCAACGCTCTGTTCTGA
- a CDS encoding neutral zinc metallopeptidase, giving the protein MSKRWVALLVGLVLVITSCGRPLGGQPQSIYADPLRVAGMPAVDGPSGMKPGVQIPQRKIENTDNGEIDDYVKVSLADIEDFWTQFYGDSFADFRPVPRLISVDSRKDNGSIRFCGGNLNDFINAAFCPPENSFAWDRGQLFPYLRKQMGEMAMNTVMAHEYGHSIQYHAQLITPIDDPKMTKDQVEYLVDLTQEQQADCFSGAYLRWVAQGDSPRFTLNTADGLNKVTAAMIAIRDNDTSKKWAIHGSAFERVSAFQFGFTDGPMACKRIDPREILKRRGELPKGLGVGPNGDNWPINPDTIDAVLTAASQVFPMDNPPKAVYGDGKCSDGSGTAPASFCPNDNTIALDPKALQKMATPVSDRALFSAQVNGDYSAFSVIVSRYALAAEKAAGLETEGIMTGLRTACLTGYFTSRAAGRGIVTPRAPVILSGGDLDEAVSELLSSGRASSDAKGETAPSGFSRIDAYRIGVLGNDQTCAKRFP; this is encoded by the coding sequence ATGTCCAAACGCTGGGTGGCGCTGCTGGTGGGGCTGGTGCTGGTGATCACGTCGTGTGGCCGTCCACTCGGTGGGCAACCTCAATCGATCTACGCCGACCCGCTGCGCGTGGCGGGTATGCCCGCGGTCGATGGCCCCTCCGGCATGAAGCCCGGCGTCCAGATTCCCCAACGCAAGATCGAGAACACCGACAACGGTGAGATCGACGATTACGTCAAGGTGTCCCTGGCGGACATCGAGGATTTCTGGACGCAGTTCTACGGCGATTCGTTCGCCGACTTCCGGCCGGTACCCCGGCTCATCTCGGTCGACTCACGTAAGGACAACGGCAGCATCAGGTTCTGCGGGGGCAACCTGAACGACTTCATCAATGCTGCGTTTTGTCCACCGGAGAACTCGTTCGCCTGGGATCGTGGCCAGCTGTTCCCCTACCTGCGCAAGCAGATGGGCGAGATGGCGATGAACACCGTCATGGCCCACGAGTACGGACACTCGATCCAGTATCACGCTCAGCTCATCACTCCGATCGACGATCCGAAGATGACCAAGGATCAGGTCGAGTACCTCGTCGACCTGACTCAAGAACAGCAAGCCGACTGCTTCTCCGGCGCATATCTGCGCTGGGTCGCGCAAGGGGACTCGCCACGATTCACCTTGAACACCGCCGATGGGCTGAACAAGGTCACGGCCGCGATGATCGCGATCCGCGACAACGACACCAGTAAGAAGTGGGCCATCCACGGTTCGGCCTTCGAGCGGGTCTCGGCCTTCCAGTTCGGGTTCACCGACGGCCCCATGGCCTGCAAACGCATCGATCCCCGCGAGATCCTCAAGCGCCGCGGCGAGCTGCCCAAGGGCCTGGGTGTGGGGCCCAACGGCGACAACTGGCCGATAAACCCGGACACCATCGACGCGGTGCTTACCGCTGCCTCACAGGTGTTCCCCATGGATAACCCGCCCAAGGCGGTATACGGCGACGGGAAATGCTCCGACGGTTCGGGCACCGCGCCGGCCTCGTTCTGCCCGAACGACAACACGATTGCCCTGGATCCGAAGGCGCTGCAGAAGATGGCCACCCCCGTATCGGACCGGGCGCTGTTCTCCGCGCAAGTGAACGGCGACTATTCGGCGTTCAGCGTGATCGTCTCGCGCTACGCGCTGGCGGCAGAAAAGGCTGCGGGGCTGGAGACCGAGGGAATCATGACCGGGTTACGCACCGCGTGCCTCACCGGATACTTCACCTCACGTGCCGCCGGCAGGGGCATCGTGACTCCCCGCGCACCGGTCATCCTGTCTGGCGGCGACCTCGACGAAGCTGTCTCCGAATTGCTTTCCAGCGGTAGGGCTTCCAGCGACGCGAAGGGCGAGACGGCCCCCTCCGGATTCTCCCGCATCGATGCATACCGGATCGGTGTACTGGGCAACGACCAGACCTGCGCCAAACGCTTCCCGTAA